The Variovorax sp. S12S4 genome includes the window TACGACCCGTTCAAGGACTTCACCGCCATTTCGATGGGCGGACGCGGACCGCTGGTGCTCTCGGTGAGCACCACCGTGCCGGCCAGCAACGTGAAGGAGCTCATCGCCTACGTGAAGGCCAACCCGGGCAAGGTGAGCTACGCCTCCTTCGGCGCGGGCACCTCGTCGCACATCTACGGCGAAGCCTTCGTGAAGAAGGCCGGCATCGACGCGGTGCACATTCCCTACAAGGGCGGCTCGGACGCGGCCAAGGACCTGATCGGCGGCCGCGTGCAGTACATGTTCGATTCGGCCTCGTCGGCCCTCATCACCTCGGGCACCGGCAAGGTGAAGATCCTGGCCATTGCCGCGAACGCGCGCATTGCGGCCCTGCCCGACGTACCCACCTTCGCCGAGCAAGGCGTGGCGGGGCTCGACCTGCCGAGCTGGCTCGGCTTCTACGGCCCCGCGCACATGCCGGCGCCGGTGGTTGCCAGGCTCAATGCGGCGCTCACGCAGGTGCTGGCGATGCCGCAGGTGCGCGACTTCTACCGCTCGGGCGGCTACGAAGCCGGCGCCTCCACGCCGGAGGAATTTGCAAGCGTCACGCGGTCGAGCTACGAGCGCTGGGGCGCGATGGTGCAGCAGGTGGGGTTGGCCAGGCAATGAACCACTCGCGCTTCTTCAACCGTCGCCGCATGGCCGCGTGCCTTGGCCTCGGCATCGCACTTGGCGCAACCGCATTGCCGCCCAGCACGCTCGCGGCCGAGCCCACGGCCTTCCCCGAAAAGGGCCGCAGCATCCGCATCGTGCTCGGCCTTGCGGCGGGCGGCGCCTCCGACGCGCAAGCGCGCTTCGTCGCCAACAAACTCGGCGAAGTGCTGCAGACACCGGTAATCGTCGAGAACCGGCCAGGCGCGAGCTTCATCCTGGCCACCGAGGAAGTGATTCGCGCCGCACCCGACGGCTACACGATGATGTACGCGCCCTCTTCCGTGGTGGCGCAAAACCCGCAGACACTGGCACAGGTGCGCTACGACCCGTTCAAGGACCTCACGCCCATCTCGCTCGGCGCACGCGGGCCGCTGGTGCTCACGGTGCATGCGAGCGTGCCGGCGCGCACGGTGCAGGAGCTCGTGGCCTACATCAAGGCCAACCCCGGCAAGATGAGCTACGCGTCCTTCGGCACCGGCACCTCGTCGCACATCTACGGCGAGGCCTTCGCGCAGAAGGCGGGGCTGGATGTGGTGCATGTGCCCTACAAGGGCGGCGCCGATGCCGCGAAAGACTTTCTTGCAGGTCGCGTGCAGTACTACTTCGACGCGGCGCCCAACGCCATCCAGAACACTGCCACCGGCAAGGTCCGCATGCTGGCGGTGGCCGCGCCGAAGCGCAGCGCAATGCTGCCCGACGTGCCCACCATGACAGAACAAGGCGTTGCCGGCGTCGATATGCCGAGCTGGCTCGGCTTCTTCGGGCCCGCGCGCATGCCGGCGCCCGTGGTCGCCAAGCTCAACGGCGCGCTCGCGCAGGTGCTGGCGATGCCCGCCACGCGCGACTTCTTCCGCCAGGGTGCTTATGAAGCAGAGTCTTCGAGCCCCGCGCAGTTGGCCGAGCTCACGCGTACCACCTACGACCAGTGGGGCGACATGATCCGCAAGCTGGGGCTGGTGAAGCAATAGCAAAAGCTCCAGCTTAAAAAGATATTAAAAACTCTGGGGCATCATCCGCACTGCTTTTCACGCGCCATACCCACGCCCCCAATGCACCTGCTCCTGGTCGAAGACGATGCCATGCTGGGAGAGGCGGTGTGCGACGGCGCGCGCCAGGGCGGCTGGACCATTGACCATGTCTGCGATGCGCCCGCGGCCCGGCTCGCGCTCATCGACCATGCCTACGCCGCCGTGCTGCTCGACATCGGGCTGCCGGGCGAGTCGGGGCTCTCGGTGCTGCGCGCGATGCGCGGCCGCTACGACCCCACGCCCGTGCTGATGCTGACTGCGCGCGGCCAGCTCAGCGAGCGCATCCACGGGCTCGACGCGGGCGCCGACGACTACATCGTCAAGCCCTTCCAGTTCGACGAGCTCTGGGCGCGCGTGCGCTCGGTGATCCGGCGCAGCCAGGGCCGCGTGATCCCGGTGTTTTCGCACGGCGACATCGAGGTCGACCGCAGCCGCCGCGTGGTGTCGAAGGCCGGCGTCGAGGTGACGCTGAGCGCGCACGAATACCGCACGCTGCTGGCGCTGCTCGAGCGGCCCGGCCACGTGGTCACGCGCGACCATCTGCAGGACGCCGTCTACGGCAACGCGAGCGCGGTCGAGAGCAACACCATCGCGGTGTTTATTCACCAGCTGCGCCGCAAGCTCGGCGACGACCTGATCCGGACCGTGCACGGGCACGGCTACGTGGTGGGCCAGCCGCGTCCATGAGACTGAACTCGCTGCAGGCGCGGATGATCATGGTGATCGCCGCGACCATCGCGCTGTGCTGGGCGGTGGCGCTCGCGGTGCTGTTCGTCTATCTCACGCACAACAGGAACAGCATCTGGGACGACAAGCTCCAGACCATCGCCACGCGCATCCTGCTGACCATTCCCGGCGAAGACAAGCTCAAGGGGCTGCGGCCGCGCGCCAACGGCCTGCAGCTGCGCGATGAAGCGCTGCCCGAGAGCGAGGCGCTCGCGTTCCAGATCTGGCTCGACGACGACCGCCTGCTCGTGCGCTCGCCCGGCGCGCCCGACACCCCGCTGCGGCCAGGCTTCGCCGGAGGCGCGGCCACCAGCGTGATCGGGGGCGCGCGATGGCGCGTCTACTCCGTCTCGGACAAGACCGGCCGCGTGCATGTGCAGGTGGGCAATCTGCACAGCGTGGTCGACGCCGAGCTGCGCGGGGATGCGATGACCGCGCTGGTCATCAACACGCTGTTGCTGTTGCTCGTGGGGGCGCTGATGTGGTTTGTGGTACGCCGTTCGCTCAAGCCGGTGCTGGCACTGGGCGAGCAGATGCGCCAGCGGCGCAGCTTCGACCTCACGCCGCTGTCTCCGGCGCCGCTGCCGCGCGAACTGCATCCGCTTGTGGTCTCCTTCAACCATGCGCTGCGGCAGCTCGACGAGGCGGTCGAGGGCGAGCGCCGCTTCATCGGCGACGCGGCGCACGAGCTGCGCACGCCGCTCTCGGCGCTGCAGGCGCAGGCCCAGATCGCGCTGCGCGCGCCCACTGCAGCAGAGAAGGACATCGCACTCGCCAAGCTGCTCGCCGTGGCCGAGCGCAGCACGCGCCTGTCGGAGCAGCTGCTCGATCTGGCGCGCCTCAATGCGGGCGCCAACGCGCCGCAGCATGCGCCGGCCGACCTGGGCGCGCTGGTGATGCACGTGGCGAACGAGTTCGACGTGCATGCGCTCCAGCACGCGCGCACCATCCTGCTCGATGCGCAGCCGTGCACCATCCGCTGCGACATCGACGAGATCGGCATCCTGCTGCGCAACCTGGTGGACAACGCGCTGCGCTACACGCCCAAGGGCGGGCGCGTGCGCGTGAGCTGCGGCCAGGAACCGGGCACGGCGCCGCCGCAGCAGCGGTGTGTCTACCTCGAAGTGGCCGACGACGGACCCGGCGTGCCCGCGTCGGAGCGCGCAGCCATCTTCAAGCGCTTTCACCGCGTGGCCGGGGCACCTTCGCGCGGCAGCGGCATCGGGTTGTCGCTGGTGGCGGGCATCGCCGAGGTGCACCGCGCAACCATCGAGACCGGCGCCGGGCTCGACGGCCAGGGCCTCGGCATTCGCGTGGTGTTTCCGCCGACGGACTCCGCCGGGGCTTTTGTGCCTCAGAACCTGTAGAGGTAGCCAACTCGCACGCCGGTCTGGCTCGACCGGCCGACCAGCGGGCTGTTCTTGATGCCGCTGCCGAGGCTGGTGCCGCTGACGTCCAGGAAGATTGTCTGCTTGGGCGCGACGGCGTAGTCCACGCGCAGGCCCAACTCGACGTTCGCGGCGGATTCGCCGTCGTACTGGGCGCGGTCCGCGCGCGATTCCGCTGCGCGCACGCCGTAGTAGTAGTCCACATACTTGCGATCGGCCCACTGCACCGCGACCCGCGGCGTGAAGCTGAAGGCACCCGAAGTGAAGCGACGATCGACCTGCAGCTTGACCCGTGTTCCCTTGCTGTGCCCGGAAGCGTCGGCCAGCAGCTCGGTCGACAGGTTGGCGAACTCGTTGCGCCAGATTGCCGCACCGCCGAGCCAGATGCTGGCCTTGCGCTCGTCCATGCCGGTCAGGTAGGGGGAGTCTTCGGCCTCGTAGCCGTCGGACGTGTATCGCGCGCGCAGCCGGAAGGACACCGGGCCAGCGGAAGGAAGCTTCAGGTCGAGGCTCGGGCCCGCAACGCTGACCCACCGGTTCTCGTAGGTGACCATTGGAATGACGACCCCCTTGTCGTCGAATTCTCGGTAGGGCTTGCGGTCCATTCCCGCTGCAATGCCAAGGCCCCACTGGGAGCCCCCGGCCTGGAATTTCTCTTCGTCGGACTGTGCCCATGCGGGCGGCATGCAGGTGGCGGAGACCACGCCAACGGCAACTGCCGTGAAGGCCAGGCGGCCATGAAAACGGGGGCCTCGGGCGGCAAGGCGGGTTTGCTTCTTCATCAGGATCCTCAGGGTGAAAAGTCGAAGGTTCGAAGCGGCACAGCCGCCTCGCCGCCGGATGCTGACCCTGAGGCTTTAATAACTCTTTAGACTTTTTAAGATTCGATGAATGCGCACGAAGCAGGTGCGAGGCTGCGAGCGCTCAGCCCAGAAAGCGCAGCAGCAGCCGGTTGAACTCATCGGCGCGCTCGTACTGCGCCCAGTGCCCTGCCCCGTCGATCACCACGCCTTCGCGCTGCGGCTGCCCGGCCGTGAGTTGCGCCACCAGCGGTCGCGGATCGGCGGTGACGTCGTACTCGCCCCACAGCAGCAGTTGCGGCCCGCCGATGGTGTCGAGCGCGGCCTGCAGCCCTCCCGCCTGCGATACCTCCTTGCTGCGAAAACGCGTGCCGTGGCAGGAGATGTCGTGAATCTCGAAAGCCAGCGCATCGATGGCGGCCTTGTCGTGCAGCATGAGCGCGGCCAGGTTGTGCAGCAGCGCGGCGCGTTCTTCCTCACGATTCGGTGCGGCACGCCAGTTGATCATCTGCGCCGCCATGCGCCGCATCGTGCCGTGGCCTCCGCTGCCCACGAGCACCAGGCGCCGGATGGCACCGCGACGCACGGCAAACCGCGCTGCGGTGAGCCCGCCGAAGGAGAAACCGCCCAGGTCGATCGGCGTGCCGGCGCCGATCAGCTGGTCGAGCGATCCACCCAGCGCATCGAGCAAGGGCCCGAGCGGGTCTTCGCCGGGCGCTGCATGAGGCGGCGCATCCGAATCGTTGAAGCCGGGCATGTCGGGCAACCACAGCGTGCGGCCGGCCGAAAGTGCTTCGACATTGCGCAGCCAGTGCATCCAGCTGCCGTGGCCGCCGTGCAGCAGCACCAGCGGCGGATTGGGGCTTTCTTCTTCAGCGCCGAAGCGACGCCAGCAGACGCGGATGCCGCCGTGCACCACGTCATGGCGCGTGCCGGTGGCGGCGATGCGTTCGATGAGCAGGCGGGCTTCGCTGCTCGAGCCTGGAGTGGAATTCGAATCGGGGATGGAAGGCATCGCCCGATTCTGCCAACTGGCGGTTCTTCTAGCTGGCGGCCGCGCCAAAACGGTAGCTCGACACCACGAGCCCGCCCATGAAGTCGTCTTCGTGATAGATGCGTTCGCCCGCTTCCTGCTCGGCCGCGCCGACCGCCACCATGAGCGGAATCAGGTGTTCCTCGCGCGGATGCGCCATGCGGGCCGACGGGGCCGAAGCCCACTCTTGCAGCCGCTGCACGCTCCTGCGGCGCCGCCTGCACAGCGGTGTCGTCGAGCCAGTCGCCAAACGCCTTCGAAACGCCGTGCGCCTGCGGGCCGAAGTTGCGCAGGTTGTGATAGCTGAGGCCGCTGCCGACGATGAGCACGTTTTCATCCCGCAACGGCCCAAGCGCGCGGCCGAGCGCCAGGTGCTCCGCCGGGTCGAGCCCGCGCTTGAGCGACAGCTGCACCACCGGCACGCTGGCGTCGGGGTACATGGCCGCCATGGGCGAGAACATGCCGTGGTCGAAGCCGCGCTCGGGGTCGATGGCCGCTGGCAGCCCGGCCGCAGTCAGGAGCGACTGCACGCGCTGAGCGAGCTGGGGCGAGCCGGGCGCGTCGTAGCGCACTTCATACGTGTGCGCGGGAAAGCCGCCGTAGTCGTAGATCATCGGCGGGCGCGGGTTGCCCTGCACGGTGAAGACCGGTGCCTCCCAATGGGCCGACACCATGAGGATGGCGCCGGGCGTGCGGCCGATCTGGCGCGGCATGTCGGCCAGCGAGGCGGCCAGCTGGTCATAGACGCCGCCCATCTCTTTCTTCATCCAGGGCCAGGGGCCGCCGCCATGCGAGATGAAATACGTGGGCAGGCGGGAGGTGTTGTCGTCGTGGGTCAAGCCGATGCTCCTTGAAAGCGTTGCATCGACTTTAGCTGCAGCTATCGATCTATGTGGATCAGCGGGCTTCGGGCAGGCGCCCGAGCCAGAGGGATGTCAGCGCCGCCCGGTTATGCACGCCGAACTTGGCATAGATCGACTTCACGTGGATGTGCGTCGTATTCGGGCTTTGGCCCAGATTGGCTGCAATCACTTTCTCCGCCCTTCCCTCGAGCAGCCCCAGCAAGACCTTGCGCTCCGTTGCGGTGAGCGGCGCGTTCGCGATGAGGAGCCCGTGGCTGAGCAATTGCTGGCGATAGAACCACCGCAGCCCGCGAAGCGCCAGGCCGAAAGGCTTCTTGTCCGCCGATGAGAACCGCGGACTTTCCGTGCTCCGGAAAATGAAAAGATGCACCCGCACATCGGCGTTGATCGCGCAGCGCATCGACATGCTGTCCGCGTGCCCGACGTCCAGGTAGTGGCGCTGGTAGTGGGGTCCGTCGAACCACTCGGGAGGCAGCGCTTCAAACAGCAACTGTGTGCGGAACGGTTCCTCGCCGGCCACCGCAAGGATCTGAGAGAGGTCGATAGACGGCGACCACAAGGTGTCGAACTGCTCCTGCACCGAGGCGGCCATCGTCGGCAAGGGCCGCAGGAGCCGGACGTACAGCGGACGCCAGCCGTTCAGCGCGTCGCCCACCGCGGGGCTTGGCAGCCGCACGACCACTGACCAGAGCGCGTTGTGCGCGCCGAAGATCGAACACAGGCTGCCGAGCAGGTGCTCCAGCGCTTCATCGCCATCGCCGATGGGGTAGTTCGCGAGCTTGTCCCACAGCGCGTAGATCTGCTCGGTGCAATCGGGCATCGAAGGCTGTGCGGCGGGCTCAACTCCTGCGTTCAATTGATCACCTGTTTAGGTTATTACGCGACGCAGCCCGCCTGCCTACGATTCGTCGATGAATCGGCCCCGCATCGTATGGCATTTGACGGACCTTGTGCCCCTGGTGCGGGCGTGGTGTAGGTACCCTGTGCAATGACGGCCCCGGAACAGATTCCCGCCGCCGAGCTGTCGGAGCTGATCGGTGCGATCTACGACTGTTCCCTCGATCCGCAGCGGTGGGCTGCAACATGCGAAATGATCGCGCAGCGTTGTGACAGCGCTGCGGGCGGCATTTGCGTGCACGACCTGAAGCAGACCCAGAACGACCAGTTGTACGTCTTCGGCTATGAGCCGGAATTTCTGCAGAAGCTCGGCGCCAGGTACGCCGAGAGCCCGATGGCCGCGGCGGACGTCCTCTCGAACCTGGGGGAAGTGAGCGCGCTGTCGATGGAGCGTTTCCATCTGCATGACAGCTGCTTCTACCGCGAGGTGCTGCAGCCGCACGGCGTGCTCGACATCATGTGGTTTCCGGCGCTGCGCACCGGCGGGCGCATGGCGTCGCTGCACGCGTCGCGCGGCGACAAGTCGCTGCACTACCAGCAGAGCGACCTTGCCCTGTTCAAGTTCCTTGCGCCGCATGTCTGCCGTGCCCTGGCGATTTCCGATGCGCTGGACATCCAGGTGATGAATTCCGAGGTGCTGAAAAAGACCCTCGACGGACTGGCGGCCGGCGTGTTCCTGGCGGCACGCGACGGCCACGTTGTGTACATGAACACCGCCGCGGAGCGACAGGTCAGGTCGGGCACGGCAATGCGACTGGTCGACAACCGGTTGTCCCCGGTGTATCCGGCGGCTCGTGCCGCGCTGACACAGGCGATCCAGGATTCAGGCCGCGAGGGTGCCGACATGCACGCCATGGATCATGCGATCGGAATCCCCGATGGAACCGGCGGGGGCTACGTCGCCACCTTGCTGCCCATTGCCGATGGCCGGCGCGCCGGCGTCCTCGCACCATTCGCGGCGAGTGTTGCCGTGTTCATGCAAGACCCCGTGCAGCCGCCGCTGATGCCAGGGGAGGCATTCGGACGGCTGCATGGGCTCACCGGCGGCGAACTGCGCGTGCTCATGGCGCTGTCGCAAGGCCTCGGCGGCACCGAGGCCGCCGGCATGCTGGGCGTGGGCGAACCGACCATTCGCACCCACCTGCAGAGGATCTATTCCAAGACCGGGACGTCCAGGCAAGGGGACCTGCTGCGCCTGCTGCACCACTCGACACCTCCGACGCGGCACCAGACGCGCCTGGCGGATTGAGCGGCCTCGGATGGCCTTGGCAGGAGGCCTGACGCGAACGATGTATGCCGCCGCGTCATCGCTTCCGATGACGCGGCGGCTGCGGTGGACGCCTACGCTCGCGCACCAATATCTACAACAAGAGGGTTTGCCATGTTCGACCGCACCGTTCGGCGCCTGTCCGCAGCAAAACGCGCAATCATGCTTCGGCTCTCAAAGCGGTCGCAGCTCATCGGATCCTTCGCCACAGGGGCGGTGGTTTCCGGCGCTCTCCTGACCTTTGCGATGAACAGCCCGGCCGTCGGCGTCACGCCACCGACCGAACCGGCACCTGCAGCCGCGGCAGCCCGTTCAGTGCCGCGGCGCAGTCCAGACTCGACCTGCTGCGCAACCAGGCGGCGAGCGGCGACGAATTTTCGAACTGGGCACTCTCCAATGCCCTGCTGGACAAGTTCGACTCGACCGGCGACTCGGACGACCTCTACGAGGCCATGCTTTGGGTCGACAGGCGTGCGGACATGTACGCCAACCAGGAACTGGCGGCGCGCGTCGTCGGCCGCTACTGCGGGCACCGCGTGGTGCGCTGGCACTGGTTCTGTGTTCTGGGCGAATGACACCGGCCACTGCAGAGCGCAACGTCGTAACGCACCCTTTCGGGGCAAGGAACGCCGCCCCGGGATAAAGTCGCAGCTTCTCCCTGGAGACTGCACGCCTTGTTCCGTTTTTTCGAAAAACTCCTCCACCCCTATCCCGCTGCCGAACCGGCGCTTCCCCCGACGGGCTTCTTCGCCTTCTTGTGGGCCTGCACGCAGGGCCTGCGTCTCAAGATGGCCGCCATGGCGGTGCTTACCGCGGCCATTTCCACCTTCGAGGCGCTGCTGTTCGCCGTGCTCGGGCGCGTGGTCGACTGGCTCGGCGGCCAGGTGCCTTCGCGGCTGTGGGCAGACCGCGGCGACACGCTGATGTGGCTGGCCGCGCTGCTGGTCATCAGCATCGGCGTGGTCGCGCTGCAAACCATCGTCAAGCACCAGACGCTGGCGGTGAACCTGCCGATGCGCCTGCGCTGGAACTTTCACCGGCTGATGCTGGGCCAGAGCATGGCCTTCTACCAGGACGAATTTGCGGGCCGCATCACGGCCAAGGTGATGCAGACCGCGCTCGCGGTGCGCGACACCCTCTTTGTGCTGGCCGACGTGGTGGTGGCCATGGGCGTGTACGTGGTGACCATCATCGTGCTGGTGAGCGTGCTCGACGTGCAGCTGGTGCTGCCGTTCATCGTCTGGCTGGTTCTGTATGCGGTGTCGCTGATGTACTTTGTGCCGCGCCTGGGCAAGGTGGGCAAGGCGCAGGCCGATGCGCGGGCGCTGATGACCGGCCGCGTGACCGACGCCTACACCAACATCGCCACCGTCAAGCTGTTCTCGCACACGCAGCGCGAAGCCGGCTTTGCGCGCGAAGCCATGCGCGAGTTCATGTACACGGGCTATGGGCAGATGCGGCTGGTGAGCGCCTTCGAAATCGTCAACCACACGCTCAGCATGGGCCTGACCGCCGGCATGGCCGGCACGGCGCTGTGGCTGTGGTCGAACGGCACCGTGGGCGTGGGTGCCGTGGCCGCGGCCACCGCCATGGCACTGCGCCTGCAAGGCATGTCGCACTGGATCATGTGGGAGATGACCAGCCTGTTCGAGAACATCGGCACCGTGCAGGACGGCATGAAGACGCTGTCGCGCCCACGCATCGTGCTGGACGCACCCGATGCCGGCGTGCTCCATGTGCCGCGCGGCGAGGTGCGCTTCGAGCATGCGAGCTTCCGCTATGCCGATGCGGGCCGCCGCGTCATCGACGACCTGAACCTGGTTGTGAAGCCGGGCGAAAAGATCGGCCTGGTCGGCCGCTCGGGCGCGGGCAAGTCGACGCTGGTCAACCTGCTGCTGCGCTTTCATGACCTGGAAAGCGGCCGCATCCTGATCGACGGGCAGGACATTGCCCACGTGACGCAGGATTCGCTGCGCAGCCACATCGGCATGGTCACGCAGGACACGTCGCTCATGCACCGTTCGGTCGCCGACAACATCGCCTATGGCCGGCCCGACGCCACGCAGGAGCAGATCGAGGCCGCCGCCAAGCGTGCCGAAGCGCACGAATTCATCCAGACGCTGGGCGACGCCACCGGCCGGCGCGGCTACGAGGCGCACGTGGGCGAACGCGGCGTGAAGCTGTCGGGCGGGCAGCGCCAGCGCGTGGCCATTGCGCGGGTGATGCTGAAGGACGCGCCGATCCTGCTGCTCGACGAGGCCACCAGCGCGCTCGACTCCGAGGTGGAAACCGCCATCCAGCAAAGCCTGTACCGGCTGATGGAAGGCAAGACCGTGATTGCCATTGCGCACCGCCTCTCGACCATTGCGGCGATGGACCGGCTCATCGTGCTCGACGAAGGCCGCGTGGTGGAAGAAGGCGACCACCGCTCGCTCATGGCGCAAGGCGGGCTGTACGCGCGACTGTGGGCGCACCAGAGCGGCGGCTTCCTGGGCGATTCGCTCGACGAAGACGAAGGCGAAGCGCTGCGGGCGTAGCCGGCTTCAGGTGGGCAACGCGCCGGCCTCGTATTGCGCCGCGAACTCGGCGCTCGGCGGAATCGGCTTGACGATGTCGATCAGCACGCCGTTCGGGTCGCTGGTAATGAAGTGGCGCTGGCCGAAGTCCTCGTCGCGCAGCGGCAGAAGAATCGGCAGGCCGGCCGCGGCGAGCCGGTCGTGAACGGCATCGGGATCGTCCACCTCGAAGTTGAGCAGCAGCCCGCCCGCCACTTGGCCGCGCGCGGGTGCGGGAATGGTTTCGTGCCGGCCGTCGAGCACAGCAAGGTTCACCGATGGATGTCCTGCCAGCTGCAGGTGCACGTACCACTCGCTGGTGAACAGCGGCGTGAAGCCGAAATGCGCCTGGTAGAAGCCGGCGGTTCCGGCCACGTCGTTGGTCATGATCACCGGGTAGTAGCTTGTCACTTTCATGGCGTCCATCCTTTCAATTAACATACAGCCTGCATGTAAGTTGAATATTAATCTACAGACAGCCTGTATGTAAATGCCTAAATCACTCGCCGACGCTCAATCCAGAACCAATCGCGAACGCACGGAAGCCACGCGCCTTGCGCTCATCGACGCTGCGCGCGCACTGTTCGTCAGCAAGGGCTACGGGGACACCTCGACGCCCGAGATCGCTGTTGCCGCCGGTATCACCCGTGGCGCGCTGTACCACCACTTTGCGGACAAGCGCGACCTGTTCAGGCAGGTGCTGGTGCGCGAAGCCGAAACCGTGGCCGCCGAGATCGAAGCGGCCACGCCAGGGCAGATGACGCCGCGCGACGCCCTGTTGGAAGGAAGCAAGGCCTACCTGAGTGCGATGAGCGTGCCGGGCCGAACGCGGCTGCTGCTCATCGAAGGCCCCGCCGTGCTGGGCCTGGAAGAACTCACGGCCATCGACGAAGCGACCTCGGCCGGCTCGCTGCGCCAGGGGCTGGAAAAAGCCGGCCTGGGCAAGGGAGAAGTCTCGCTCGACGCCCTCTCCCGGCTGCTCTCCGCAGCCTTCGACCGGGCCGCACTCGAGATGGATGCAGGCGCCGACGCGCAAGAAATCCGTTCGGCAATGCGCTGGCTGCTGGAGCAGGCGCTGGGCCCCGAGCCGCGCCGCAAGCCCGCGGCTTGAGGCTGCGCCGGCGGGGCACATGCGCTCGCCCGGGTCTTGGCGAGTCCTACAGCACAGGCCGCCCCTCGCCGACAGTAACCAGCC containing:
- a CDS encoding MipA/OmpV family protein, with the translated sequence MKKQTRLAARGPRFHGRLAFTAVAVGVVSATCMPPAWAQSDEEKFQAGGSQWGLGIAAGMDRKPYREFDDKGVVIPMVTYENRWVSVAGPSLDLKLPSAGPVSFRLRARYTSDGYEAEDSPYLTGMDERKASIWLGGAAIWRNEFANLSTELLADASGHSKGTRVKLQVDRRFTSGAFSFTPRVAVQWADRKYVDYYYGVRAAESRADRAQYDGESAANVELGLRVDYAVAPKQTIFLDVSGTSLGSGIKNSPLVGRSSQTGVRVGYLYRF
- a CDS encoding alpha/beta fold hydrolase is translated as MPSIPDSNSTPGSSSEARLLIERIAATGTRHDVVHGGIRVCWRRFGAEEESPNPPLVLLHGGHGSWMHWLRNVEALSAGRTLWLPDMPGFNDSDAPPHAAPGEDPLGPLLDALGGSLDQLIGAGTPIDLGGFSFGGLTAARFAVRRGAIRRLVLVGSGGHGTMRRMAAQMINWRAAPNREEERAALLHNLAALMLHDKAAIDALAFEIHDISCHGTRFRSKEVSQAGGLQAALDTIGGPQLLLWGEYDVTADPRPLVAQLTAGQPQREGVVIDGAGHWAQYERADEFNRLLLRFLG
- a CDS encoding Bug family tripartite tricarboxylate transporter substrate binding protein, which produces MKKPRGTRRAFGAALGAAALLGLAPLALAQDFPVRGGKPIRIVVGFTAGGGTDAQARIVAQKLGEVLGTGVIVDNKPGASTMLAASEVARALPDGYTLLYAPSSTMAQNPHTFSQVPYDPFKDFTAISMGGRGPLVLSVSTTVPASNVKELIAYVKANPGKVSYASFGAGTSSHIYGEAFVKKAGIDAVHIPYKGGSDAAKDLIGGRVQYMFDSASSALITSGTGKVKILAIAANARIAALPDVPTFAEQGVAGLDLPSWLGFYGPAHMPAPVVARLNAALTQVLAMPQVRDFYRSGGYEAGASTPEEFASVTRSSYERWGAMVQQVGLARQ
- a CDS encoding Bug family tripartite tricarboxylate transporter substrate binding protein, translating into MNHSRFFNRRRMAACLGLGIALGATALPPSTLAAEPTAFPEKGRSIRIVLGLAAGGASDAQARFVANKLGEVLQTPVIVENRPGASFILATEEVIRAAPDGYTMMYAPSSVVAQNPQTLAQVRYDPFKDLTPISLGARGPLVLTVHASVPARTVQELVAYIKANPGKMSYASFGTGTSSHIYGEAFAQKAGLDVVHVPYKGGADAAKDFLAGRVQYYFDAAPNAIQNTATGKVRMLAVAAPKRSAMLPDVPTMTEQGVAGVDMPSWLGFFGPARMPAPVVAKLNGALAQVLAMPATRDFFRQGAYEAESSSPAQLAELTRTTYDQWGDMIRKLGLVKQ
- a CDS encoding sensor histidine kinase is translated as MRLNSLQARMIMVIAATIALCWAVALAVLFVYLTHNRNSIWDDKLQTIATRILLTIPGEDKLKGLRPRANGLQLRDEALPESEALAFQIWLDDDRLLVRSPGAPDTPLRPGFAGGAATSVIGGARWRVYSVSDKTGRVHVQVGNLHSVVDAELRGDAMTALVINTLLLLLVGALMWFVVRRSLKPVLALGEQMRQRRSFDLTPLSPAPLPRELHPLVVSFNHALRQLDEAVEGERRFIGDAAHELRTPLSALQAQAQIALRAPTAAEKDIALAKLLAVAERSTRLSEQLLDLARLNAGANAPQHAPADLGALVMHVANEFDVHALQHARTILLDAQPCTIRCDIDEIGILLRNLVDNALRYTPKGGRVRVSCGQEPGTAPPQQRCVYLEVADDGPGVPASERAAIFKRFHRVAGAPSRGSGIGLSLVAGIAEVHRATIETGAGLDGQGLGIRVVFPPTDSAGAFVPQNL
- a CDS encoding helix-turn-helix transcriptional regulator; translated protein: MTAPEQIPAAELSELIGAIYDCSLDPQRWAATCEMIAQRCDSAAGGICVHDLKQTQNDQLYVFGYEPEFLQKLGARYAESPMAAADVLSNLGEVSALSMERFHLHDSCFYREVLQPHGVLDIMWFPALRTGGRMASLHASRGDKSLHYQQSDLALFKFLAPHVCRALAISDALDIQVMNSEVLKKTLDGLAAGVFLAARDGHVVYMNTAAERQVRSGTAMRLVDNRLSPVYPAARAALTQAIQDSGREGADMHAMDHAIGIPDGTGGGYVATLLPIADGRRAGVLAPFAASVAVFMQDPVQPPLMPGEAFGRLHGLTGGELRVLMALSQGLGGTEAAGMLGVGEPTIRTHLQRIYSKTGTSRQGDLLRLLHHSTPPTRHQTRLAD
- a CDS encoding response regulator transcription factor codes for the protein MHLLLVEDDAMLGEAVCDGARQGGWTIDHVCDAPAARLALIDHAYAAVLLDIGLPGESGLSVLRAMRGRYDPTPVLMLTARGQLSERIHGLDAGADDYIVKPFQFDELWARVRSVIRRSQGRVIPVFSHGDIEVDRSRRVVSKAGVEVTLSAHEYRTLLALLERPGHVVTRDHLQDAVYGNASAVESNTIAVFIHQLRRKLGDDLIRTVHGHGYVVGQPRP
- a CDS encoding helix-turn-helix transcriptional regulator translates to MPDCTEQIYALWDKLANYPIGDGDEALEHLLGSLCSIFGAHNALWSVVVRLPSPAVGDALNGWRPLYVRLLRPLPTMAASVQEQFDTLWSPSIDLSQILAVAGEEPFRTQLLFEALPPEWFDGPHYQRHYLDVGHADSMSMRCAINADVRVHLFIFRSTESPRFSSADKKPFGLALRGLRWFYRQQLLSHGLLIANAPLTATERKVLLGLLEGRAEKVIAANLGQSPNTTHIHVKSIYAKFGVHNRAALTSLWLGRLPEAR